The Bacteroidales bacterium genome includes a region encoding these proteins:
- a CDS encoding RNA pseudouridine synthase, giving the protein MEVLYEDNHIIIVNKNSSEIVQGDKTGDKPLSEIVKEWIKEKYAKPGNVFIGVTHRLDRPVSGVVVFAKTSKALSRLNEMFRVGEVKKTYWAIVKNNPPFENQTLKHYIYRNEKLNKSIAYDHPKNGAKEAELSYKLLVKSVNYNLLHVNLKTGRHHQIRCQLSKIGCPIKGDLKYGAERSNANGGISLHARSIEFIHPVSKKLISVTAPVPTDDRLWLDMEQAAINL; this is encoded by the coding sequence GTGGAAGTTCTTTACGAAGACAATCATATAATAATAGTTAACAAAAACAGCTCCGAGATAGTGCAAGGAGACAAAACAGGCGACAAACCACTCTCTGAGATTGTAAAAGAGTGGATAAAGGAGAAGTATGCAAAACCGGGAAATGTATTCATAGGAGTAACACACCGACTGGATCGTCCTGTGAGTGGAGTAGTAGTATTTGCAAAAACAAGTAAAGCACTATCTCGACTAAATGAAATGTTTAGAGTAGGGGAGGTAAAGAAAACCTATTGGGCAATAGTAAAGAACAATCCACCCTTTGAAAATCAAACACTCAAACACTACATATATCGTAACGAAAAGCTCAATAAAAGTATAGCATACGATCATCCTAAAAATGGAGCAAAAGAGGCAGAGCTATCCTACAAACTATTAGTAAAGAGTGTAAACTATAACCTTCTGCATGTAAACCTAAAAACAGGAAGACATCATCAAATACGATGTCAGTTGTCAAAAATTGGGTGTCCCATAAAAGGCGATTTAAAATATGGAGCCGAACGCTCAAATGCTAACGGAGGTATATCGTTACATGCTCGTTCGATAGAGTTTATACACCCAGTATCAAAAAAACTAATATCAGTAACAGCACCAGTTCCAACTGATGACAGATTGTGGTTAGACATGGAACAGGCAGCAATAAATTTATAA
- a CDS encoding WYL domain-containing protein, producing the protein MAQNLFNRYVWLVNTLYRNKRMTLKEINNSWVHTDFSDGNPIPRRTFHNHREKIQEFFDINIECDRVTNEYYIEDVDSLSNDKVRFWLLNSFAVENIINEQQKLHDRIMLEKNPSGEIYLTTIIEAMRDSKVLQFTYRTFSETEEHVVTLLPYFIRIFKQRWYIIGFNPEYNQLRIYSLDRMSSADIQKEEFEYPSDFSPEDYFKNSFGIIVEDKSVEVIVLKVNAPQNSYIKTLPLHHSQKQLFDCDSFTTFQYTLLPTFDFKQEILSMGAKVEVLQPLSLRNEIIATLKQALENYD; encoded by the coding sequence ATGGCGCAAAATCTCTTTAACAGATATGTATGGTTGGTAAATACCCTTTACCGTAATAAACGTATGACCTTAAAAGAGATAAACAACAGTTGGGTTCATACCGATTTTTCAGATGGAAACCCAATACCACGCCGAACATTCCACAACCATCGCGAAAAGATACAGGAGTTTTTTGATATAAACATAGAGTGCGACAGAGTAACAAATGAATACTACATTGAAGATGTTGATTCTCTTTCAAATGACAAAGTACGTTTTTGGTTGTTAAACTCATTTGCGGTAGAGAATATAATAAATGAGCAGCAAAAACTACACGATAGAATAATGTTAGAGAAGAACCCTTCGGGGGAGATATATCTCACAACAATAATTGAGGCAATGCGCGACAGTAAGGTGTTGCAATTCACATACCGAACTTTTAGCGAAACAGAAGAACACGTAGTTACCCTACTGCCATATTTCATACGAATATTCAAACAAAGATGGTATATAATAGGCTTTAATCCAGAATACAATCAGTTACGAATATACTCACTCGACAGAATGTCATCTGCCGATATACAAAAAGAGGAGTTTGAATATCCTTCAGACTTTTCACCAGAAGATTACTTTAAAAATAGTTTTGGAATAATAGTAGAAGATAAGAGCGTGGAGGTTATAGTATTAAAGGTAAATGCACCCCAAAATAGCTATATAAAAACATTACCGCTACATCACTCACAAAAGCAGTTGTTTGATTGTGATAGTTTTACAACATTTCAATACACCCTCCTCCCAACCTTTGACTTTAAGCAAGAGATACTCTCTATGGGTGCAAAAGTAGAAGTATTACAACCCTTATCGTTACGAAACGAGATAATCGCAACCCTGAAACAAGCATTAGAAAACTACGATTAG